A part of Larkinella insperata genomic DNA contains:
- a CDS encoding ADP-ribosylglycohydrolase family protein encodes MKKVFLLALSLVVFAAFQRPKPAVAPRAITLSKAALQNKIKGGWAGQVIGCTFGGPTEFRYPGTMINDYQKIPWYDGYIKHTMVNNPGLYDDLYMDLTFVDVYEKEGLNAPTESHAKAYANAEYMLWHANQAGRYNILNGIKAPESGHWLNNPHADDIDFQIEADFSGLMAPGMPNTAAQLGDGIGHIMNYGDGWYGGVYVGAMYSLAFVSNDVNYVVKEALKTIPAQSTFYQCIADVIKWHAKYPNDWKQTWFETQRKWADEAGCPDGVHAPFNIDAKINAAYIVIGLLYGGGDFTKTMEISTRCGQDSDCNPSSAGGILGTMMGYDKIPAYWKMGLAEAEDIDFKYTTMSLNDVYQMGLKHALQVVQKNGGQVSGDNVTIAVQTPKAVRLEQSFTGHFPIEKKSIQKELADEYTADFDGIGFVLMGHASARSSAPRERSNTSFVFNAELHVDGKLVETAKLPVSFIARRHELFWKYQMPKGKHTIRVKVLNPNPEYTIRMSSLLTYGDKPLKTEI; translated from the coding sequence ATGAAAAAAGTCTTTTTGTTAGCCCTAAGTCTGGTTGTTTTCGCTGCTTTTCAGCGACCGAAGCCAGCGGTGGCCCCGAGAGCCATCACCCTATCCAAAGCTGCTTTGCAGAACAAAATCAAAGGCGGCTGGGCCGGTCAGGTCATTGGCTGTACGTTCGGCGGACCGACGGAATTTCGTTACCCCGGAACCATGATCAATGATTACCAGAAAATACCGTGGTACGACGGGTATATCAAGCACACGATGGTAAACAACCCCGGGCTGTACGACGATCTGTACATGGACCTCACGTTTGTGGATGTATACGAGAAAGAAGGACTGAACGCACCGACGGAATCGCACGCCAAAGCCTACGCCAACGCCGAGTACATGCTCTGGCACGCCAACCAGGCCGGGCGCTATAACATTCTGAACGGGATCAAAGCCCCCGAATCCGGGCACTGGCTGAACAATCCGCACGCCGATGACATTGATTTCCAGATCGAAGCCGACTTCTCCGGTTTGATGGCTCCCGGTATGCCCAATACGGCGGCTCAACTGGGCGATGGCATTGGGCACATCATGAACTACGGCGACGGCTGGTACGGCGGGGTGTATGTGGGCGCGATGTATTCGCTGGCTTTTGTTTCGAACGATGTAAATTACGTGGTGAAGGAAGCCTTAAAAACCATTCCGGCGCAGAGCACCTTTTACCAGTGCATCGCCGATGTAATCAAGTGGCACGCCAAATACCCCAATGACTGGAAACAGACCTGGTTTGAAACCCAGCGCAAATGGGCAGATGAAGCAGGTTGCCCGGACGGGGTGCACGCTCCGTTCAACATCGATGCCAAAATCAACGCGGCTTACATTGTCATCGGCCTGCTGTACGGCGGGGGCGACTTCACCAAAACGATGGAAATCAGCACGCGCTGCGGCCAGGACTCCGACTGCAACCCGTCATCGGCGGGCGGTATTCTGGGAACGATGATGGGGTACGATAAAATACCGGCTTACTGGAAAATGGGGCTGGCCGAAGCGGAAGACATCGACTTCAAATACACCACGATGTCGCTGAACGACGTTTACCAGATGGGGTTGAAACACGCCCTGCAGGTGGTGCAGAAAAACGGCGGTCAGGTATCGGGCGACAACGTAACGATTGCGGTCCAGACGCCGAAAGCCGTGCGGCTCGAGCAGTCCTTTACCGGTCATTTCCCAATCGAGAAAAAAAGCATTCAGAAAGAGCTGGCGGATGAGTACACCGCTGATTTCGACGGTATTGGCTTTGTGTTGATGGGCCATGCGTCGGCAAGGTCGTCGGCCCCGCGCGAACGGTCCAACACCTCCTTTGTATTCAACGCTGAACTTCACGTAGACGGCAAACTGGTGGAAACCGCTAAACTGCCGGTGAGCTTCATTGCGCGTCGGCACGAGTTGTTCTGGAAGTATCAGATGCCCAAGGGGAAACATACCATCCGCGTAAAAGTGCTGAACCCCAATCCGGAGTATACCATTCGGATGAGCAGCCTGCTGACGTACGGCGATAAACCGCTCAAAACCGAAATATAG
- a CDS encoding RagB/SusD family nutrient uptake outer membrane protein → MKKLITSLFVSAVSALLSACNPDLLETIPNDRVSSEIFWKTEKDATLAANAVYTYLETAANFTNWDAMSDIGHVTLMWREESVIEKGAYDATYGKVLNEWNDAYKGIQAANAFLDNVDNVTTSNTALIDRLKGEVRTLRAYFYVKLAILYGDVPLVTKSMTVEESRQITRTPVAQIWDFISKELTEAAALLPTTPTEKGRVTKGAALAINARTLLYAGRFKDAAAAAKQVMDLNVYSLYPSYENLFTYAAENNAEVIFDKQHVKDIQSNNIFSLTTPNSVFPQVNSFVPTKQAVDAYRMANGKEITDPTSGFDPKNPYANRDPRLRYSIYVLGSELPNGKTYDSRPGSGTGDAIGNSENSTGTGFNTRKYLNKDDMVQPNNSGINLILMRYAEVLLIYAEAKIEANELDPSVLAAINQVRSRPDVKMPAITTLGSQAEMRKLVRNERQVELAFEGLRYFDIRRWRIAETVVPGILYGMTYTNPAGQQVTISLPAFVKVFNKDRDYLWPIPQRERELNPNLTQNPNW, encoded by the coding sequence ATGAAAAAACTAATAACCTCCCTGTTTGTCTCCGCGGTATCGGCCCTTCTCTCGGCCTGCAACCCGGACCTGCTGGAGACGATTCCCAACGACCGGGTTTCGTCCGAAATTTTCTGGAAAACCGAGAAAGATGCAACGCTGGCGGCCAATGCCGTGTATACCTACCTGGAAACGGCGGCTAACTTCACGAACTGGGATGCCATGTCGGACATTGGGCACGTGACGCTCATGTGGCGCGAAGAATCCGTAATCGAGAAGGGCGCTTATGATGCCACCTACGGCAAAGTTCTGAACGAGTGGAACGACGCTTACAAAGGCATTCAGGCGGCCAACGCGTTTCTGGACAATGTTGATAACGTAACGACCTCCAACACGGCGCTCATCGACCGCCTGAAGGGCGAAGTGCGCACCCTGCGGGCCTATTTTTACGTTAAGCTGGCCATTTTATACGGTGACGTTCCGCTCGTGACCAAATCGATGACGGTGGAGGAAAGTCGTCAGATTACCCGGACGCCCGTGGCCCAGATCTGGGATTTTATCAGCAAGGAGTTGACGGAAGCCGCGGCCCTGCTACCCACCACCCCCACCGAAAAAGGCCGGGTAACGAAAGGGGCGGCCCTGGCCATCAACGCCCGCACTTTGCTCTACGCCGGACGGTTTAAAGACGCGGCTGCTGCGGCCAAACAGGTCATGGATTTGAATGTATACAGTTTGTATCCGTCTTACGAAAACCTGTTTACGTATGCCGCCGAGAATAACGCGGAAGTGATTTTTGACAAACAGCACGTCAAGGATATCCAGTCTAACAACATTTTTAGCCTCACCACGCCAAACAGCGTTTTTCCGCAGGTCAACAGTTTCGTGCCGACCAAGCAGGCCGTCGATGCGTACCGGATGGCCAACGGCAAGGAAATCACCGATCCGACCAGCGGTTTTGATCCGAAAAACCCGTACGCCAACCGCGACCCCCGGCTTCGGTATTCGATTTACGTGCTGGGTTCTGAACTCCCGAACGGAAAAACGTACGACTCCCGGCCCGGCAGCGGTACGGGCGACGCCATCGGTAATTCTGAAAACTCGACCGGAACGGGCTTCAACACCCGGAAGTACCTCAACAAAGACGATATGGTGCAGCCCAACAACAGCGGCATCAACCTGATTCTGATGCGCTACGCCGAGGTATTACTCATCTATGCCGAAGCCAAAATTGAAGCCAATGAGCTTGACCCGAGTGTGCTGGCGGCTATCAATCAGGTGCGAAGCCGTCCGGATGTAAAAATGCCCGCCATCACCACGCTGGGTTCGCAGGCTGAAATGCGGAAACTGGTGCGCAACGAACGGCAGGTTGAACTGGCGTTTGAGGGCTTACGGTACTTCGACATCCGGCGCTGGCGGATCGCCGAAACCGTGGTGCCGGGCATCCTTTACGGCATGACCTACACCAATCCGGCGGGCCAGCAGGTCACGATTTCCCTGCCCGCTTTTGTGAAAGTATTCAACAAAGACCGTGACTATCTGTGGCCCATTCCGCAGCGGGAACGGGAGCTCAATCCGAATTTAACGCAAAACCCTAACTGGTAA